Proteins from a single region of Thiomicrorhabdus sp. Kp2:
- a CDS encoding flagellin produces the protein MPTVINYNRSSQNAVNVFTKSHSHASTAMEKLSSGKNINSASDNAAGMAVLSKMSSQLNGNTQAIRNMNDGISLAKTIDQGLQEVFDIYQRMRELAVQSMSGTYSDDDRQQMDAEFQAIYLEIGHIAGSTKFNGIPLFTQEDQVRIQSGWEAGEDNIIEIPTIDLMNLSSVVAPPPPPPEEYDSLEFGAPQGFDGILVLGDTYQLNLMGMESLTVTYGAIPLLDILGLAVTAPTGSSANQLTANFINGNANLQTAGFSATYNAGDGSLLVESTN, from the coding sequence TTGCCAACCGTCATTAACTACAATCGCTCTAGTCAGAATGCGGTTAATGTTTTTACCAAAAGTCATTCACATGCCTCTACGGCGATGGAGAAGTTATCTTCTGGTAAAAACATTAACAGTGCGTCTGATAACGCTGCGGGCATGGCGGTGCTATCTAAAATGAGTTCTCAACTGAATGGTAACACCCAAGCCATTAGAAATATGAATGATGGAATTTCGCTTGCCAAAACCATAGATCAAGGCCTGCAAGAGGTATTTGATATCTATCAACGCATGAGAGAGCTTGCCGTTCAATCTATGAGCGGAACATACAGTGATGACGATCGTCAACAAATGGATGCCGAATTTCAGGCGATTTATCTCGAAATCGGACATATTGCAGGTAGCACTAAATTTAATGGTATACCGTTATTTACCCAAGAAGATCAGGTTCGTATTCAAAGCGGCTGGGAAGCAGGTGAGGATAATATCATTGAGATACCGACCATTGATTTAATGAATCTAAGCAGTGTAGTAGCACCCCCTCCACCACCTCCTGAAGAATATGACTCATTAGAGTTTGGAGCACCACAGGGTTTTGATGGAATATTAGTGCTTGGCGACACCTATCAGCTGAATTTAATGGGCATGGAATCACTTACTGTAACCTATGGCGCGATACCGTTGCTCGATATACTTGGGCTCGCGGTAACCGCGCCCACTGGATCAAGCGCTAACCAGTTAACCGCCAACTTTATTAACGGTAATGCCAATCTCCAAACGGCTGGTTTTTCAGCAACATATAACGCAGGAGATGGCTCACTGCTTGTTGAATCGACCAATTGA
- a CDS encoding murein transglycosylase domain-containing protein — MKQPKLNRRKFLTLGLPGLGILGLSGCTASEIRRGITTSHQLYKGNVSQAVSAQVPGLGIPEIDSVVRKQITLFLDEIAKNWSDKKTATPKAYVKYTDHYQSRAIIDFNSGQIQVETISTQNPKLALKNAIAQTLLTPEDPSQVDLFSADAPPTGAKPFLLDLVQDQDKKQIRYAWRANRYADYLIKTRYRQFADNGKTRHAVTFSMVNDYQNQQKLHYQFEVVKQCKRFGIQPALVYGIIETESSFNPYAVSSAPAYGLMQIVPSTAGRDVHRLLHNRDGMPSKTTLFTPARNIEYGTAYLSILFTRYLKGIRNQKSQEYCVIAAYNTGSGNVLQAFDSNRDRAISKINRLSSEQVYAHLVRNLSSSEARNYVQKVTRNKFKYA; from the coding sequence ATGAAACAGCCTAAACTTAACCGCAGAAAATTTTTAACTCTAGGATTACCAGGCCTGGGTATTTTAGGCTTGAGCGGTTGTACGGCTTCTGAAATTCGTCGTGGCATTACCACCAGTCATCAGCTCTATAAGGGCAATGTATCCCAAGCGGTTTCAGCCCAGGTACCAGGCCTGGGAATTCCTGAAATAGATAGTGTTGTGCGTAAACAAATTACCCTATTTTTAGATGAAATTGCCAAGAACTGGAGCGATAAAAAAACCGCCACACCCAAGGCGTATGTTAAATACACTGATCACTATCAGAGCCGAGCGATTATTGATTTTAACAGTGGCCAAATTCAAGTTGAAACCATCTCAACACAGAACCCAAAATTGGCACTTAAAAACGCCATAGCCCAAACCCTGCTTACCCCTGAAGACCCAAGCCAGGTAGATTTATTTAGTGCAGACGCTCCTCCAACAGGTGCTAAACCGTTTTTATTAGACCTTGTGCAAGACCAGGATAAAAAACAAATACGCTATGCCTGGCGCGCTAACCGTTATGCTGACTATTTAATTAAAACCCGCTATCGCCAGTTTGCTGATAACGGTAAAACCCGCCATGCCGTAACCTTTAGCATGGTCAATGACTACCAAAACCAACAGAAACTACACTACCAATTTGAGGTGGTTAAACAGTGTAAACGTTTTGGCATTCAACCCGCGTTGGTGTATGGCATTATCGAAACTGAAAGCAGCTTTAACCCCTATGCAGTGAGTTCTGCCCCCGCTTATGGATTAATGCAAATTGTGCCGTCCACGGCAGGGCGTGATGTACATCGCCTACTTCATAATCGGGATGGTATGCCCTCCAAAACCACACTGTTTACCCCTGCACGCAATATAGAGTATGGCACCGCTTATTTGTCTATTTTATTTACTCGTTATCTCAAAGGAATTCGTAATCAAAAATCACAAGAGTATTGTGTGATTGCGGCCTACAACACTGGCAGTGGCAATGTGTTACAGGCCTTTGACAGCAACCGAGATAGAGCCATCAGTAAAATCAACCGTCTCTCGAGCGAACAAGTTTACGCCCATTTAGTACGCAATTTATCCAGTAGTGAAGCGCGTAACTATGTGCAAAAAGTCACCCGTAACAAGTTTAAATACGCTTAA
- the cmoB gene encoding tRNA 5-methoxyuridine(34)/uridine 5-oxyacetic acid(34) synthase CmoB: MKQHYDTFWQKLEDERFTEWKQQLPQLIDDALHPEGNGNLSRWLKGLEQVRAFSGNTDFDLNQSAVTVAQNSNLTAQQKVELETAMRVFHPWRKGPFKIHDIFIDTEWHSDWKWDRVRPHLAPLKGRKVLDIGCGSGYHLWRMAGEETELAVGVDPSLLFMNQFLVLKHFIGEKVPAYFLPLTLEQLPISKKGGAFDTVFSMGVLYHRRSPIDHIYELKNQLLPGGELVLETIVVPEEYGQLLVPGERYAQMRNVWFLPSVKELTHWLERCGFLNVRCVDLDQTSVKEQRTTDWMTWNSLETFLDPQDHNKTIEGYPAPLRAVMVCNKPK; encoded by the coding sequence GTGAAGCAACATTACGATACATTTTGGCAAAAACTTGAAGACGAACGTTTTACTGAATGGAAGCAACAGCTACCCCAGCTAATAGACGATGCACTTCATCCTGAAGGCAATGGTAATCTATCACGCTGGTTAAAAGGCCTAGAACAGGTTCGTGCTTTTTCAGGAAACACCGACTTTGACCTGAATCAATCGGCCGTTACCGTTGCTCAAAACAGTAACTTAACTGCCCAACAAAAAGTTGAGTTAGAAACCGCTATGCGCGTTTTTCACCCGTGGCGCAAAGGCCCGTTTAAAATTCACGATATTTTTATTGATACCGAATGGCACTCAGACTGGAAGTGGGACAGAGTTCGCCCCCATTTAGCCCCATTAAAAGGTCGCAAAGTTTTAGATATTGGTTGCGGTAGTGGTTACCATTTGTGGCGAATGGCTGGCGAAGAGACGGAGCTGGCGGTGGGTGTTGACCCAAGTCTGTTATTTATGAACCAGTTTTTAGTGCTTAAACACTTTATTGGTGAAAAAGTGCCCGCCTATTTCTTGCCATTAACCCTTGAACAACTGCCTATTTCTAAAAAAGGTGGTGCGTTTGATACGGTATTTTCTATGGGTGTTTTGTATCACCGACGTTCACCTATTGACCATATTTATGAGCTTAAAAACCAATTACTGCCTGGTGGTGAGTTGGTGTTAGAAACCATCGTGGTGCCTGAAGAGTATGGCCAACTATTAGTGCCAGGTGAACGTTATGCGCAAATGCGTAATGTATGGTTTTTGCCGTCAGTCAAAGAGTTGACTCACTGGCTAGAACGCTGTGGTTTTTTAAATGTACGTTGCGTCGATTTAGACCAAACCAGCGTAAAAGAGCAGCGCACCACCGATTGGATGACCTGGAACTCATTAGAAACCTTTTTAGACCCACAAGACCACAATAAGACCATAGAAGGCTACCCCGCGCCACTGCGTGCGGTAATGGTGTGTAATAAACCCAAGTAA
- the cmoA gene encoding carboxy-S-adenosyl-L-methionine synthase CmoA, translated as MLKTSQKDTIYAQAHEAVGAFQFDESVVAVFPDMIQRSVPGYQTILTGIGELTKEYAQANSKLYDLGCSLGAAALTMRRNIKVAGCEIEAIDNSEAMINRATEYLHAYHSDIPVNLHCANMTDVPIENASVVVINFTLQFIDPEERDELVKKIYQGLKPGGVLILSEKIHFEDNKLQQAIEHMHLQFKRANGYSELEISQKRSSLENVLITDTEAQHIQRLNNAGFNSAGIWFQAYNFASFLAIK; from the coding sequence ATGTTAAAAACCAGCCAAAAAGACACAATTTACGCCCAAGCCCATGAAGCGGTAGGCGCTTTTCAGTTTGATGAATCCGTCGTGGCGGTTTTTCCAGATATGATTCAACGCTCTGTACCTGGCTACCAAACCATTTTAACGGGCATTGGCGAACTCACAAAAGAGTACGCCCAGGCGAATAGCAAATTGTATGACCTAGGTTGTTCACTAGGCGCGGCCGCCCTAACCATGCGCCGTAACATTAAGGTAGCAGGCTGTGAAATTGAAGCGATTGATAACTCTGAGGCGATGATTAATCGTGCCACAGAGTATTTACACGCCTATCATTCCGATATTCCAGTAAACCTACATTGCGCCAATATGACCGATGTACCGATTGAAAATGCCTCCGTAGTGGTGATTAACTTCACCCTGCAATTTATTGACCCAGAAGAACGTGATGAGTTAGTCAAAAAAATCTACCAAGGCCTTAAACCAGGCGGTGTACTGATTCTTTCTGAAAAAATACATTTTGAAGATAACAAACTGCAACAGGCCATAGAACATATGCACCTACAATTTAAACGCGCCAATGGCTATTCAGAACTAGAGATTAGCCAAAAACGCAGCTCCTTAGAAAACGTACTGATTACCGATACCGAAGCCCAACACATTCAACGACTCAATAATGCAGGCTTTAATTCGGCAGGTATATGGTTTCAGGCGTATAATTTTGCCTCTTTTTTAGCGATTAAATAA